From the Actinopolymorpha singaporensis genome, the window GCGAGGATGGCCATCCGTCCGTTGCGGACGAATGCCGCCGAACCCGTCATCGAGTCGAGCATCCACTGGACCGCCGGGCGGACCCGGGCCCTGGTCCGTCGCGGTGGCGTACGGGAGGGCTTCGCGGCCCGGGCCAGGTCGAAGAGGTAGACGCGTTCGGCCTCGTCGAGTTGAAGCGCCCGGGCGACCGCGTCCAGGACGTCCTCGGAGACGCCGCTGATGTGGCCCTTCTCCAGCCGGGTGTACCACTCCGTACTCACTCCCGCGAGGACCGCGACCTCCTCGCGCCGCAGGCCGGGCACCCGGCGGCGTCCGGTTCCGGAGGGCAGCCCGACTCGCTCCGGGCTGAGCCGGGCACGCCGGGTGGCGAGGAAGTCACGGATGTCGGAGCGGTTGTCCACGCCCCCACGGTACGACCGCCACCCTCGGGTTCGCTGTCGCCAAAGGGGTCGAGCTTCTACCCCCGCAAACGCGACCTCCCGCCCGCGCGCCTGCCGCGCTTTCATGGGAGACGGTCGGCCGGGTGAGGAGCCGGGCCGCCGACAGCACCGCATCACCGGTGCCATCGCCCCAACCCCGTGAGGAAGTCCGATATGCGAGGAGCAGTTCTGAACGCCCCTGGCGACGTGAGCGTCGTGGACCGGGACCAGCCCACGATCGTCGAGCCCACCGACGCGATCATTCGGCTGTCCACCGCCTGTGTGTGCGGCTCGGACCTGTGGCCCTACCGCGGGATCGAGACCGTCGACGGCCCAGTCCCGATGGGACACGAGTACGTCGGCGTCGTGCAGGAGGTGGGTGAGCAGGTCACCACGGTCCGGCCGGGGCAGTTCGTCGTCGGCTCGTTCTTCGCCAGCGACAACACGTGCGAGAACTGCCGGGCCGGCTACCAGACCTCCTGCGTCAACCGGGTGCCGATGGGTGCGCTCGGTACGCAGGCGGAGTACCTCCGCGTCCCCCTCGCTGACGGCACCCTGGTCACGACCCCCGATCAGCCCGCCGCCGACCTGATTCCGAGCCTGCTGGCCGCCTCCGACGTGCTCGGCACCGGATGGTTCGGCGCAGTCGCCGCGCAGGCGGGCCCCGGCCGGACGGTCGCGGTCGTGGGTGACGGCGCGGTCGGCCTGCTCGGCGTACTCGCCGCCCGGCAGCTCGGCGCGGAACGGATCATCGCGATGAGCCGCCACAAGTCCCGCCAGAACCTCGCGCGTGAGTTCGGCGCCACCGACATCGTGGCCGAGCGCGGTGACGAGGGTGTCGCCCGGATCAAGGAGTTGACCGGCGGTCTCGGCGCGCATTCGGTGATCGAGGCGGTCGGTACGCAGGAGTCGATGATGCAGGCGATCCGGGCCACCCGTCCGGGCGGGCACGTCGGTTACGTCGGCGTCTCCCACGACGTCGCGTTGCCGGGCGCGGAGCTGTTCTTCTCCCACGTGCACCTGCACGGCGGGCCGGCACCGGTTCGGCAGTACCTTCCCGAGCTGATCGACCTGATCTGGAAGCGGAAGCTCAACCCAGGCAGGGTTTTCGACCTGGAGCTGCCGCTGGAGAAGGCCGCCGAGGCGTATCAGGCGATGGACGAGCGGCGCGCGATCAAGGTGCTGCTCCGCCCATGATGGTCGCCGTTCTGTGCCTGCTCACGGTCTTCGGGCCGATCTCGATGGACCTCTACCTGCCGGTGCTGCCCGCGCTCACCGACGATCTCGCAGCGAGTACGTCGGCCGCGCAGCTCACCGTCACGGCGTGCCTGCTCGGGCTCGCCGCCGGTCAGGTCGTCGCCGGTCCGCTCTCCGACCGGTTCGGGCGGCGACGGCCGCTGCTGGTGGGTCTGCTCGCGTACATCGTCGCCTCGGTCGGGTGCGCGGTGAGCCCGACCATCGAGGCGCTCGTGGCCGCGCGCCTGGTGCAGGGACTGGCCGGGGCGGTCGGCATCGTCATCGCCCAGGCGGCCGGCCGCGACCTGTACTCCGGCGCCCGGCTGCTCAGGTACTACAGCCGGCTCACGGTGCTCGCCGGACTGGCGGCCATCGTCGGTCCGGTCATCGGCGGGCAACTCGCCAAGCTGACCGACTGGCGCGGCGCCTTCGGGTTCCTCGCCGTGGTCGGTGGAGCCATCCTGGTCGCCAGCGCCGGCGTGGTGCGGGAGACGCTCCTGCCGGCCCGGCGACACTCGGGCGGCCTGGCCGAAAGCGGCCGGGTGTTCCGTCGGCTGCTGACGGACCGCGTCTTCCTGGGCGCCGTACTCCTCACCGGGTTCGTCAACGCCGCCCTCTTCGCCTACCTCAGCGGTGCGACGTTCGTGCTTCAGGGCATCTACGGGCTCTCACCGCAGGCTCGCGTTCGGCCTCAATTCGCTGGGGTTCGTCACCTTCGGCTTCCTCGCCGGACGGATCTCGGCGCGATGGTCGGTTCGCGGCACCCTCGTCGTCGGCCAGGGGATGGTCGTGGCCGGGGCGAGCGGCGTGCTGGTCACGGCGGTCGCTCACCTGCCGCTGGCGGCGATCGTCCTCTCTCTGCTCACCATGGTCAGCGGGGTGGCCGTCACGACGCCGCCCGCCACGTCGCTGGCGCTGGAGAACTATCCCGACGTCGCCGGTTCGGCCTCCTCGCTGCTGGGCCTGGCACGGTTCGCCCTGGGTGGCCTCACCGCACCACTCGTCGGCCTCGCCGGCGCCGGAACCGCCGTGCCGCTCGGGATCGTCGCGGTGGCCGCGGCCCTGCTGAGCTTCGTCGGCTACGCCCTGCTACACCGATCGGTCCCTGCGGCCAGGCAGCAGGAGCCGGAACGTCGGTCGGCGTGCCCGGTCTCCGCATGATCCGGCGACGACGACGCACCGACCCTCGGCGTACGGGCGTGTCGTTGGGCTGCGGCGGATGGCAGACCATCGGCTGCGGGCAATGACCGTGGAACCTCCGGTGGCGGTTCGGAGCTCGATGGCGTGACCGGCAGCCCGGGATTCTCACCACCATCGAGCGCTTCACGCCCGACGTCGTGGCTGTGCAGGAGGTGTGGAGCGCCGACGGTACGACCCAGGCGCACGAACTCGCCGAGCAGCTCGGCCTCCACGCGACCTTCGCCGCGCCCTCGTATCCAGCGGCGCCCGACCCGCCGACCCGGCCCGACCATGCCGGGGTGGAGCTGGGAGTCGCGCTGCTCAGCCGTTGGCCCATCGTGCAGCAGGAGGTGATCGCGATGCCCGCACGGCACCGTGCGTGGGATCCGGTCGTCCTCAGGGCCACGGTCGCGCATCCGGCGGGTCCGTTGCCGGTGCTGGTGGCCTGCGCCGCCGATGCCGTCACGTTGCCCTCGACGCACCCGTCGGCGCCGCTGGGGGCCGGGCCGGAGCTGGTCGACCAGCGAATCGACCACATCTTCTTCCGTCCCGGCCACGAGGACCAGCTCGTCGACGTCGAGTCCGCGGTCATCGCGGGCGACGCTGTCGACGGGGTGTTCCCTTCCGACCACAAAGCGGTGGGCTGCGACTTCCGCTGGCGCGACCGCTGAGTGGAAGCAAGGACGCCACCCACGGGAGCGATGGCCGCCGGCCCGCTCGTAGCCACATATGGTCGTGATCGCGTTCCACCGCAGCGTTCGCCGCAGTGACTGTGGGACGCTGAGGGTTGTTGGTGACCGAACAACTGGAGGGGTCGTCATGACCGCGACCGTCGGGCAGGGCCAGGTGCTCACAGACGCCGATGCGGAGTTCTTCTGGGAGCGGGGTTACCTGCGGGTCCCTCAGGTGTTCAGCCCTGAGGAGACCGCCGAGCTGAAGCGGGAGCTGGACCGGCTGATCGTCGAGTGGGCCAACCGCGACTCGGAGTGGACCGGGCCGTGGCGGCAGGCGTACATGGACGAGGAGACCGAACGGGCGGGCAAGTTCGCCGGCATGCACGATCTGCAGTACTACTCGGCCCCCTGGCTGCGGGCGATCTCCAACCCGAGGCTGGTGGCGGTACTGTCGAAGCTGCTGGGGCCCGACGTGGAGTTCCACCACACGACGATGCACGTGAAGGTGCCCGAGACGGGGATGCCGTTCCCGATGCACCAGGACCACCCGTTCTACAAGCACGACGACGGCAGGTTCATCGACGTACTTCTGCACCTGGACGACACCAACAGCGAGAACGGCGAGATCCGTTTCCTGGAGGGCTCGCATCAGGGCGGGGCGCTGGAGCACATCACCGAGACCGAGGAAGGTCCGTGCTCGCCGCACCTGCCGATGGACAAGTACCGCCTGGCCGACACGGTGCCGGTGCCGGCGAACGCCGGTGACGTCGTACTCATGACGATCAACACCGTGCACGGGTCCGACATCAACCGCTCGTCGAAGCCTCGACGCCTGGTGCGCATGGGCTACCGCCACCCGCACAACCGCCAGACCGCGGGGCAGTCCCTCGGACGCCCGGGTCTCATGGTCGCGGGGAACAGGGAGCGGCGCGAGGGGGACCAGGCGTTCCCGACCGAGTGAGCCGGGCGCCTCGGGCCTGCGGGGCGTGCGTCACATCGGCGAATCCCTCACCCGGCGACGTGAGCCGGTGTGCTGGACAGATCTCGGCGATCGGTGGTAGCTGAAGTACGCATGAGCTACTTCCTCTACAGGTTCGTGCCCCGGCCGGACTTCCCTTCCACCATGACCGAGGCCGAGGTGGCGGTCATGCGCGAACACGTCGCCTACTGGCAGGCCCTCGCGGACAAGGGCACCGCGGTGGCGTTCGGACCGGTCGCGGACCCGGCCGGCTTCTGGGGGGTCGCCGTCGTCGAGGCGGAGACCCCCGAACAGGTACAGGCCATCCGTTCGGCCGACCCGGCCGTCGTGGCCGGCCTGGGCCCGGTCGACGTCTACCCGATGCCGGACGCGATCACGCGTCGCTCGTGACCCCTCGTGCGATCACCCCCAGCGGAGACGTGGCCTGACCGATGAGCTCA encodes:
- a CDS encoding phytanoyl-CoA dioxygenase family protein; this encodes MTATVGQGQVLTDADAEFFWERGYLRVPQVFSPEETAELKRELDRLIVEWANRDSEWTGPWRQAYMDEETERAGKFAGMHDLQYYSAPWLRAISNPRLVAVLSKLLGPDVEFHHTTMHVKVPETGMPFPMHQDHPFYKHDDGRFIDVLLHLDDTNSENGEIRFLEGSHQGGALEHITETEEGPCSPHLPMDKYRLADTVPVPANAGDVVLMTINTVHGSDINRSSKPRRLVRMGYRHPHNRQTAGQSLGRPGLMVAGNRERREGDQAFPTE
- a CDS encoding MFS transporter, with the translated sequence MRRSCFRASTGSHRRLAFGLNSLGFVTFGFLAGRISARWSVRGTLVVGQGMVVAGASGVLVTAVAHLPLAAIVLSLLTMVSGVAVTTPPATSLALENYPDVAGSASSLLGLARFALGGLTAPLVGLAGAGTAVPLGIVAVAAALLSFVGYALLHRSVPAARQQEPERRSACPVSA
- a CDS encoding zinc-dependent alcohol dehydrogenase family protein; the protein is MRGAVLNAPGDVSVVDRDQPTIVEPTDAIIRLSTACVCGSDLWPYRGIETVDGPVPMGHEYVGVVQEVGEQVTTVRPGQFVVGSFFASDNTCENCRAGYQTSCVNRVPMGALGTQAEYLRVPLADGTLVTTPDQPAADLIPSLLAASDVLGTGWFGAVAAQAGPGRTVAVVGDGAVGLLGVLAARQLGAERIIAMSRHKSRQNLAREFGATDIVAERGDEGVARIKELTGGLGAHSVIEAVGTQESMMQAIRATRPGGHVGYVGVSHDVALPGAELFFSHVHLHGGPAPVRQYLPELIDLIWKRKLNPGRVFDLELPLEKAAEAYQAMDERRAIKVLLRP
- a CDS encoding YciI family protein; this translates as MSYFLYRFVPRPDFPSTMTEAEVAVMREHVAYWQALADKGTAVAFGPVADPAGFWGVAVVEAETPEQVQAIRSADPAVVAGLGPVDVYPMPDAITRRS